From the genome of Vicia villosa cultivar HV-30 ecotype Madison, WI linkage group LG2, Vvil1.0, whole genome shotgun sequence, one region includes:
- the LOC131648249 gene encoding histone H2A.1-like, with protein sequence MAGGRKGGGPRKKSVTRSVRAGLQFPVGRIGRFLKKGRYAQRVGTGAPVYLAAVLEYLAAEVLELAGNAARDNKKNRISPRHLLLAIRNDEELGKLLAGVTIAHGGVLPNINPVLLPKRNENAASTPKSPSKAKKSPKKA encoded by the exons ATGGCCGGAGGAAGGAAAGGAGGAGGACCAAGGAAGAAGTCAGTGACCAGATCTGTCAGAGCTGGACTTCAATTTCCAGTCGGAAGAATCGGTCGATTCTTGAAGAAAGGTAGATATGCTCAACGTGTTGGTACTGGTGCTCCCGTTTACCTAGCTGCTGTTTTAGAATATCTTGCCGCTGAG GTTCTTGAGTTGGCTGGAAATGCAGCACGTGACAACAAGAAGAACAGAATCAGTCCAAGACATTTGTTGCTGGCTATTAGGAACGATGAAGAGCTTGGAAAATTGCTTGCTGGTGTTACTATTGCTCATGGTGGTGTTCTTCCTAACATCAACCCAGTGCTTTTGCCCAAGAGGAATGAAAACGCTGCTAGTACTCCCAAGTCTCCATCAAAGGCCAAGAAATCTCCAAAGAAGGCTTAA
- the LOC131651331 gene encoding uncharacterized protein LOC131651331 — translation MSRLICFHSIFQRVGSTLPYATTWTVLLILTAVLASLAPGVAFMFAVSQFSKPCHHHEFVRIPFDSPTEMVCLPGHAVVSVSQFDFFLPTLFAALVVSASTLLLRSVLST, via the coding sequence ATGTCTAGACTCATTTGCTTCCATTCAATTTTCCAGCGAGTGGGGTCCACGCTTCCTTATGCCACCACTTGGACGGTTCTTTTAATTCTTACTGCCGTGTTGGCGTCGTTGGCACCCGGCGTGGCTTTTATGTTTGCCGTGTCACAATTTTCGAAGCCTTGTCACCATCATGAGTTTGTGAGGATTCCGTTTGATTCTCCGACGGAGATGGTTTGCTTGCCGGGACATGCGGTGGTTAGCGTCTCGCAGTTTGATTTCTTCTTGCCTACTTTGTTTGCTGCTTTGGTTGTTTCTGCTTCAACTCTTCTGCTTCGTTCTGTGCTCTCTACATGA
- the LOC131648251 gene encoding histone H2A.1-like: MAGGRKGGGPRKKSVTRSVRAGLQFPVGRIGRFLKKGRYAQRVGTGAPVYLAAVLEYLAAEVLELAGNAARDNKKNRISPRHLLLAIRNDEELGKLLAGVTIAHGGVLPNINPVLLPKRNEKAASSTPKSPSKAGKSPKKA, encoded by the exons ATGGCCGGAGGAAGGAAAGGAGGAGGACCAAGGAAGAAGTCAGTCACCAGATCTGTTAGAGCTGGACTTCAATTTCCCGTCGGAAGAATCGGTCGATTCTTGAAGAAAGGTAGATATGCTCAGCGTGTTGGTACTGGTGCCCCTGTTTACCTAGCCGCTGTTCTTGAATATCTTGCTGCTGAG GTTCTTGAGTTGGCTGGAAATGCTGCACGTGACAACAAGAAGAATAGGATCAGTCCAAGACATTTGTTGCTGGCTATTAGGAACGATGAAGAGCTTGGAAAATTGCTTGCTGGTGTTACCATTGCTCATGGTGGTGTTCTTCCTAACATCAACCCAGTTCTTTTGCCCAAGAGGAATGAAAAGGCTGCCAGTAGTACTCCCAAGTCACCATCAAAAGCTGGCAAATCTCCAAAGAAGGCTTAA
- the LOC131648250 gene encoding histone H2A.2-like, with amino-acid sequence MAGGRKGGGPRKKSVTRSVRAGLQFPVGRIGRFLKKGRYAQRVGTGAPVYLAAVLEYLAAEVLELAGNAARDNKKNRISPRHLLLAVRNDEELGKLLAGVTIAHGGVLPNINPVLLPKRTESASTATKSPSKAKKSPKKA; translated from the exons ATGGCCGGAGGAAGGAAAGGAGGAGGACCAAGGAAGAAGTCAGTCACCAGATCTGTTAGAGCTGGACTTCAATTTCCAGTCGGAAGAATCGGTCGATTCTTGAAGAAAGGTAGATATGCTCAACGTGTTGGTACTGGTGCTCCTGTTTACTTAGCTGCTGTTCTTGAATACCTTGCTGCTGAG GTTCTTGAGTTGGCTGGAAATGCAGCACGTGACAACAAGAAGAACAGAATTAGTCCAAGACATTTGTTGTTGGCTGTGAGGAATGATGAAGAGCTTGGTAAATTGCTTGCTGGTGTTACCATTGCTCATGGTGGTGTTCTACCTAACATCAACCCTGTGCTTTTGCCTAAGAGGACTGAAAGTGCTTCTACTGCTACCAAGTCTCCTTCCAAGGCAAAGAAATCTCCCAAGAAGGCTTAA